Proteins from one Deinococcus actinosclerus genomic window:
- a CDS encoding ribonuclease J produces the protein MSNPSKAPRPEGAAPHLEVIPLGGMGEIGKNITAYRYEDEIMVVDAGLAFPESHQMGIDLIIPRIDYLQQHAGLIKGWILTHGHEDHIGGLPYILPRLPRVPVYGAGLTLGLVREKLSEFGIKDGEVDLREVDLSETVKIGMHFQVEFFRMTHSIPDNAGYLLTTPAGVVMHTGDFKLDEEPSDGKLSDLARIEQAGKDGVMLLMSDSTNAERQGRTVSEAEVARQLETLIAGLKGRVFLTTFASNVHRVQNVINIAHRQRRRVVMEGRSMIKYAQVAQTLGYMELPEPFLASDEVGGLQDQQVLYVCTGSQGQPMSVLSRLAFGNHAKIALRRGDSVILSSNPIPGNEEAVNLVINRLYEIGVDVYYPPNYRVHASGHGSQEELATVLNLARPKYFLPWHGEPRHQINHARLAQTLPRPPKRTLIARNGDVVRVSQDDFKVTGTVPAGAVYVDGLGVGDIGDDVLLDRVNMSQEGILIMTAVLHPTPHVEIVSRGFVRANRELDTQIRKVALEAIEQGLREKKRLEDVRDDMYGAVRRFVRKVTGRNPVLIPLIVD, from the coding sequence ATGAGCAACCCCAGCAAGGCTCCCCGCCCCGAGGGCGCGGCCCCACACCTCGAAGTCATCCCGCTCGGCGGCATGGGCGAGATCGGCAAGAACATCACCGCCTACCGCTACGAAGACGAGATCATGGTCGTCGACGCCGGGCTCGCGTTCCCCGAGAGCCACCAGATGGGCATCGACCTGATCATCCCCCGCATCGACTACCTGCAGCAGCACGCCGGGCTGATCAAAGGCTGGATCCTCACCCACGGGCACGAGGACCACATCGGCGGCCTGCCGTACATCCTGCCCCGCCTGCCGCGCGTGCCGGTCTACGGCGCGGGCCTGACCCTGGGCCTCGTGCGCGAGAAACTCAGCGAGTTCGGCATCAAGGACGGCGAGGTGGACCTGCGCGAGGTGGACCTCAGCGAGACGGTCAAGATCGGCATGCACTTCCAGGTGGAGTTCTTCCGCATGACCCACTCCATCCCCGACAACGCCGGGTACCTGCTCACCACCCCGGCGGGCGTCGTGATGCACACCGGGGACTTCAAGCTCGACGAGGAACCCAGCGACGGCAAGCTCAGCGACCTCGCCCGCATCGAGCAGGCCGGCAAGGACGGCGTCATGCTGCTCATGAGCGACTCCACGAACGCCGAGCGCCAGGGCCGCACCGTCAGCGAGGCCGAGGTCGCCCGTCAGCTCGAAACCCTGATCGCGGGCCTCAAGGGCCGCGTGTTCCTCACGACCTTCGCGTCGAACGTGCACCGCGTGCAGAACGTCATCAACATCGCCCACCGCCAGCGCCGCCGCGTGGTCATGGAGGGGCGCAGCATGATCAAGTACGCCCAGGTCGCCCAGACCCTGGGCTACATGGAACTTCCCGAACCGTTCCTGGCCAGCGACGAGGTCGGCGGCCTGCAGGACCAGCAGGTGCTGTACGTCTGCACCGGCAGCCAGGGGCAGCCTATGAGCGTCCTGTCGCGCCTCGCGTTCGGCAACCACGCCAAGATTGCCCTGCGCCGCGGCGACAGCGTCATCCTGAGCAGCAACCCCATCCCCGGCAACGAGGAAGCCGTGAACCTCGTCATCAACCGCCTGTACGAGATCGGCGTGGATGTCTACTACCCCCCGAACTACCGCGTGCACGCCTCCGGGCACGGCAGCCAGGAGGAACTCGCGACCGTGCTGAACCTCGCGCGGCCCAAGTACTTCCTGCCGTGGCACGGCGAACCCCGCCACCAGATCAACCACGCCCGCCTCGCCCAGACCCTCCCCCGCCCGCCCAAACGCACCCTGATCGCCCGCAACGGCGACGTCGTGCGCGTGTCACAGGACGACTTCAAGGTCACGGGGACCGTGCCCGCCGGGGCCGTGTACGTGGACGGCCTGGGCGTGGGCGACATCGGGGACGACGTGCTGCTCGACCGCGTGAACATGAGCCAGGAGGGCATCCTGATCATGACGGCCGTCCTGCACCCCACCCCGCACGTCGAGATCGTCTCGCGCGGCTTCGTGCGCGCCAACCGCGAACTCGACACCCAGATCCGCAAGGTCGCGCTGGAGGCCATCGAGCAGGGCCTGCGCGAGAAGAAGCGTCTGGAAGACGTCCGCGACGACATGTATGGCGCCGTGCGCCGCTTCGTGCGCAAGGTCACGGGCCGCAACCCCGTCCTGATCCCCCTGATCGTCGACTGA
- a CDS encoding response regulator transcription factor, whose amino-acid sequence MTPQRILIIEDDLDIANVLRMDLTDAGFEVDHADSAMNGLIKAREEQPTLILLDLGLPDFDGGDVVQRLRKNSSVPIIVLTARDTVDEKVRLLGLGADDYLIKPFHPDELLARVKVQLRQRTTESLTMGDLTLDPQKRLVTFKGEELRLSPKEFDILALLIRQPGRVYSRQEIGQDIWQGRLPEGSNVVDVHMANLRAKLRDLDGYGLLRTVRGVGYALRG is encoded by the coding sequence GTGACCCCGCAACGCATTCTCATCATCGAGGACGACCTGGATATCGCCAACGTCCTGCGCATGGATCTGACCGACGCCGGCTTCGAGGTTGACCACGCCGACTCCGCCATGAACGGCCTGATCAAGGCGCGCGAGGAGCAGCCCACGCTGATCCTCCTGGACCTGGGCCTGCCGGACTTCGACGGTGGGGACGTCGTGCAGCGCCTGCGCAAGAACAGCAGCGTGCCGATCATCGTCCTGACCGCCCGCGACACCGTGGACGAGAAGGTGCGCCTGCTGGGCCTGGGCGCCGACGACTACCTGATCAAGCCCTTCCACCCGGACGAACTGCTCGCGCGCGTGAAGGTGCAGCTGCGCCAGCGCACCACCGAGAGCCTCACCATGGGCGACCTGACCCTCGACCCGCAGAAGCGGCTCGTGACCTTCAAGGGTGAGGAACTGCGGCTCTCGCCCAAGGAGTTCGACATCCTGGCCCTGCTGATCCGCCAGCCCGGTCGCGTGTACTCGCGCCAGGAGATCGGCCAGGACATCTGGCAGGGCCGCCTGCCCGAGGGCAGCAACGTCGTGGACGTGCACATGGCCAACCTGCGCGCCAAGCTGCGTGACCTCGACGGCTACGGGCTGCTCCGCACCGTGCGCGGCGTCGGGTACGCCCTGCGCGGCTGA